The following is a genomic window from Halarcobacter mediterraneus.
GTAGCCTTGTTTTTAAATTTGATGTTAGAGTTTATAATTTATATGTTGTATTTTATAATTTATTTAGAAATAGTTAGGGCTGTAATAAATTTTATTAGGGAGCAAAGAGTTATTATCTCTTTTTTAGTTGATGCTTTTATAATTTTGGCTTTAAGGGAATTAATTGTAAACCTAGTTAAGATTAATAATGAAAAAATAGACTCTTTTGATGCTTTACTTTCTAGCAATTTAAATTACAATATTTTAATTATTTCAGGTGTTATACTTTTTCTTTTTATTGTAAGGTATCTA
Proteins encoded in this region:
- a CDS encoding phosphate-starvation-inducible PsiE family protein codes for the protein MRRFMKFFQDKFYIEIIIASILFIVALFLNLMLEFIIYMLYFIIYLEIVRAVINFIREQRVIISFLVDAFIILALRELIVNLVKINNEKIDSFDALLSSNLNYNILIISGVILFLFIVRYLSIKTSPKYLIEKLKKEKEESQ